The proteins below come from a single Acaryochloris sp. CCMEE 5410 genomic window:
- a CDS encoding methionine gamma-lyase family protein, which yields MKPLTQLEAAEQAMSLIFSKIDTQVKKNLTQILKSFHNCRLGPHHFASVSGYGHDDLGRQVLDQVFAEVMGAEAALVRVQFVSGTHAIAAALFGVLRPGDQMLSVAGAPYDTLEEVIGIRGEGQGSLKEFGVEYRQLELTPAGTIDWPALETSIQPQTRLVLIQRSCGYSWRPSLSIEEIGKIVDRVKAQNPNTICFVDNCYGEFIADREPPAVGADLIAGSLIKNPGGTIVTAGGYIAGRRDLVEAAACRLTSPGIGSAGGATLDQTRLMFQGLFLAPQMVGEAMKGNHLVAHVFQELGYPVNPLPEAPRRDVIQAVKLGSAEKLVAFCQAFQQYSPVGSYLDPMPAPMPGYESNLVMAGGTFIDGSTSELSADGPLREPYIVFCQGGTHWTHVAIALEAAIEAVGPAS from the coding sequence ATGAAACCCCTTACACAGCTAGAGGCAGCCGAACAGGCAATGTCTCTCATCTTTTCTAAGATTGACACTCAAGTCAAGAAAAACTTAACACAAATATTAAAATCTTTTCATAATTGCCGCTTGGGTCCCCATCATTTTGCTAGTGTATCGGGTTACGGTCATGACGATTTAGGGCGGCAAGTCCTGGATCAAGTCTTTGCCGAAGTCATGGGCGCAGAAGCAGCTCTAGTGCGGGTCCAATTTGTATCCGGTACCCATGCGATCGCAGCTGCTCTATTTGGCGTATTGCGCCCTGGTGACCAGATGTTATCCGTGGCCGGAGCCCCCTACGATACTTTAGAAGAAGTGATTGGCATTCGCGGAGAAGGCCAAGGCTCCCTTAAAGAGTTTGGGGTGGAGTATCGGCAACTGGAGTTAACCCCAGCCGGAACCATCGATTGGCCAGCCTTAGAAACCAGCATTCAACCCCAAACGCGCCTCGTCTTGATTCAACGATCCTGTGGCTATAGTTGGCGGCCCAGTTTAAGTATTGAAGAGATTGGCAAAATTGTGGACCGGGTAAAAGCCCAAAACCCGAATACTATTTGTTTTGTTGATAATTGCTATGGGGAATTTATCGCAGATCGGGAGCCTCCCGCCGTCGGGGCCGATCTGATTGCTGGGTCCCTAATTAAAAATCCTGGGGGCACCATTGTCACTGCCGGGGGATATATTGCTGGGCGGCGTGATCTGGTGGAAGCTGCAGCCTGTCGATTGACCTCACCAGGGATTGGCTCAGCCGGAGGAGCGACCTTGGATCAAACCCGGTTGATGTTTCAAGGGTTATTTTTAGCCCCGCAAATGGTGGGGGAAGCCATGAAGGGCAATCATCTAGTGGCCCATGTGTTTCAGGAGCTGGGCTATCCAGTTAATCCCTTGCCCGAAGCCCCGCGTCGAGATGTGATCCAGGCGGTAAAGCTCGGATCTGCAGAAAAATTAGTGGCCTTTTGTCAGGCTTTTCAGCAATATTCACCCGTGGGGTCTTATCTCGATCCGATGCCTGCTCCGATGCCGGGCTATGAGAGTAATTTAGTGATGGCGGGGGGCACTTTTATAGATGGCAGTACCTCAGAACTCTCTGCCGATGGACCGTTGCGAGAGCCCTATATTGTCTTCTGTCAGGGAGGAACCCATTGGACTCATGTTGCGATCGCATTAGAAGCTGCCATTGAAGCCGTCGGTCCCGCCTCTTAA
- a CDS encoding NifU family protein encodes MSQTLELNPENVETVLDELRPYLMADGGNVELVEVEGPVVKLRLQGACGSCPSSAMTLKMGIERKLRDTIPEIAEVEQVF; translated from the coding sequence ATGTCACAAACGTTAGAACTTAATCCCGAAAACGTCGAAACAGTATTAGATGAGCTGCGTCCCTACCTGATGGCAGACGGCGGCAATGTTGAGTTGGTTGAAGTCGAAGGTCCTGTAGTGAAGCTACGCCTACAAGGGGCCTGTGGATCTTGTCCTAGCTCTGCCATGACTTTAAAGATGGGGATTGAACGCAAATTAAGAGACACCATCCCTGAGATTGCTGAGGTTGAGCAGGTCTTTTAA
- a CDS encoding DUF3155 domain-containing protein codes for MARRRKRKSRRRQEGRRILENVPQFSIESGEDKPVTAARKYIKTEGVIPPALLLVKRNEHTTDRYFWAEKGLFGAQYVEENHFLFPSLRVETEELSLAR; via the coding sequence TTGGCAAGAAGACGGAAACGCAAAAGTCGTCGTCGACAGGAAGGACGTCGAATTTTGGAAAATGTTCCTCAGTTCAGTATCGAGAGTGGTGAGGATAAGCCAGTAACGGCAGCCCGGAAGTATATTAAAACGGAAGGGGTTATTCCACCCGCTTTACTTCTCGTCAAACGCAACGAACATACCACTGATCGGTATTTTTGGGCCGAAAAAGGTTTGTTCGGTGCTCAATATGTCGAAGAGAATCATTTTCTATTCCCTAGCTTAAGGGTAGAAACGGAAGAATTGTCTCTTGCAAGGTGA
- the gcvH gene encoding glycine cleavage system protein GcvH, whose amino-acid sequence MSFEYPDNLKYMDSHEYVRLEGDVATVGITAFAIDQLGDIVFIELPEVGDELSQGETMGNIESVKAVEDIYAPINGTVLECNTAIADAPEQLAEDPYNNGWLLKIKVSGSAALDKAMSASDYQAKVEG is encoded by the coding sequence ATGAGTTTTGAATATCCCGACAATTTGAAATATATGGACTCCCACGAATATGTTCGTTTGGAGGGAGATGTTGCCACGGTTGGTATCACCGCATTTGCCATTGATCAGTTAGGGGATATTGTCTTTATTGAATTGCCAGAAGTGGGTGATGAATTATCCCAAGGGGAGACGATGGGAAATATCGAATCCGTCAAAGCCGTAGAAGATATTTATGCTCCGATTAATGGAACAGTATTGGAGTGCAATACCGCCATTGCCGATGCCCCTGAACAACTCGCAGAAGATCCCTACAATAACGGTTGGCTACTCAAGATTAAGGTGAGTGGATCTGCGGCTTTAGACAAGGCTATGTCGGCGTCAGACTACCAGGCTAAGGTCGAAGGCTAA
- the gcvT gene encoding glycine cleavage system aminomethyltransferase GcvT: MADSLKPTPLLEQHQQLNARMMGFGGWNMPVQYEGITVEHQSVRQKVGMFDISHMGKFLLKGDNLRQKLQPLVPSDLSQLEPGQAKYSVFLNEQAGIIDDLIFYFEGISDSGAEIGKLIVNASTTAKDKAWLLENVSAEAIGFEDVSDSHVLIAVQGPDAIATLQRFTPTELSAIRNYRHQSGTILEQPAWFARTGYTGEDGFEVMIDPETGKKLWQTLLEAGVAPCGLGARDTLRLEAAMALYGQDINDTTTPYEAGLGWLVNLDQGEFIGQDTLKKQQAEGPPRKLVALEMQGRHIARHDYPVWVNDQEVGIVTSGSFSPTLGKSIALAYVPTAYAKSGTEVAVLIRKKPQPATVVKKPFYRRPKA, encoded by the coding sequence ATGGCAGACTCCTTGAAACCGACTCCTTTACTAGAGCAACATCAGCAGCTCAATGCTCGGATGATGGGCTTTGGGGGTTGGAATATGCCTGTTCAATATGAAGGCATCACCGTTGAGCATCAAAGCGTCCGTCAAAAAGTGGGCATGTTTGATATCTCTCATATGGGTAAGTTCTTGCTCAAGGGAGATAACTTACGGCAGAAACTGCAGCCCTTAGTCCCCTCTGATCTCAGTCAGCTTGAACCGGGGCAAGCAAAGTACTCTGTCTTTTTGAATGAGCAAGCTGGGATTATTGATGATCTAATCTTTTACTTTGAGGGGATCTCAGACTCAGGAGCAGAAATTGGCAAGCTGATTGTCAATGCCTCGACTACGGCTAAGGACAAAGCCTGGTTATTAGAGAATGTTTCCGCTGAAGCGATTGGGTTTGAGGATGTTTCCGACTCCCATGTGCTAATTGCCGTGCAAGGACCCGATGCGATCGCAACCCTGCAGCGCTTCACCCCCACCGAGCTCTCAGCCATTCGCAACTATCGCCATCAGTCTGGCACCATCCTGGAGCAACCTGCCTGGTTTGCCCGCACCGGATATACGGGCGAAGATGGGTTTGAAGTCATGATCGATCCAGAGACGGGTAAGAAACTCTGGCAAACCCTTTTGGAGGCTGGCGTTGCTCCCTGCGGTTTGGGAGCCCGCGATACCTTAAGACTAGAAGCCGCTATGGCGCTTTATGGTCAAGATATTAATGACACTACAACCCCCTACGAAGCCGGGTTGGGATGGTTGGTTAATCTAGATCAAGGTGAGTTTATTGGCCAAGACACCCTCAAGAAGCAGCAAGCAGAGGGACCGCCCCGTAAGTTAGTGGCTCTGGAAATGCAGGGGCGCCATATTGCTCGTCATGATTATCCCGTTTGGGTCAATGACCAAGAAGTGGGCATTGTCACCAGCGGCAGTTTTTCACCCACTTTGGGTAAATCGATTGCCCTCGCCTATGTCCCAACGGCTTATGCCAAATCCGGTACGGAAGTAGCGGTATTAATCCGCAAGAAGCCCCAACCGGCAACGGTTGTTAAAAAGCCCTTTTATCGGCGACCTAAAGCGTAA
- a CDS encoding class I SAM-dependent methyltransferase yields MNTNDYFPQKVAKNYDEDVESSNAELVKPVVDFLAKLAGSGRALEFGVGTGRIAIPLEQSGVEVHGIDLSEAMLTKLTEKTDRIPVTQGDFATTPCNGTFSLVYLVFNTIMNLTTQDEQIRCFQNAAIHLEPGGSFVIEVMVPALQCIPFGETKHVFEFGADHWGIDDYDVVSQSLKSYHMRIRDRDTELSSTPFRYVWPSELDLMARLANLKLKARWGGWNKEPFTNTSRSHISVWEKSRDRN; encoded by the coding sequence ATGAATACTAACGACTATTTCCCTCAAAAAGTCGCTAAAAATTATGATGAAGACGTTGAGTCTTCCAACGCTGAATTAGTGAAACCTGTCGTTGATTTTCTGGCAAAACTTGCTGGATCTGGTAGGGCACTCGAATTTGGCGTTGGCACAGGTCGAATCGCTATACCACTGGAACAGTCAGGTGTTGAAGTTCATGGCATCGATCTTTCTGAAGCAATGCTTACTAAGCTTACTGAAAAAACAGATCGCATTCCTGTGACTCAAGGTGATTTTGCGACCACACCTTGCAATGGAACCTTCTCCCTTGTCTATCTGGTTTTCAATACCATCATGAACCTGACAACCCAGGATGAACAAATTAGATGTTTCCAAAACGCAGCCATACATCTCGAACCTGGCGGCAGTTTTGTGATTGAGGTTATGGTACCTGCGCTGCAGTGCATCCCCTTTGGTGAAACCAAACATGTTTTTGAGTTTGGAGCGGATCATTGGGGCATAGATGACTATGATGTCGTATCCCAATCCCTCAAGTCGTACCATATGCGCATTCGTGATCGAGACACAGAACTGTCCTCAACGCCTTTTCGCTACGTTTGGCCATCAGAGCTGGATCTGATGGCGAGGCTCGCCAACTTAAAGTTAAAAGCAAGATGGGGCGGTTGGAACAAGGAGCCGTTTACGAACACCAGTCGATCTCACATATCTGTGTGGGAAAAATCTCGCGATAGGAATTAG
- a CDS encoding DUF4344 domain-containing metallopeptidase — protein MVKHARFKSWQWGVAISSVLWATSGCTSPLINASPQNKPIKVAQLARHKITDQGDLRIVYVQPRDANFNVIYAALQDSLEFSVPQESDGLIAQLNTKFALPRDITVSFQECGEANAFYDPEQVKIEMCYELLKQYTDILGEDNQSSEAYADEVIYSALFTFFHELGHAFVDQYQLPITGLEENVVDEFATMMLLELQDDDAVIAGIDQFDVDAEEEEQLQELPFWTSHGLGAQRFYTVSCIIYGSNPEKFANFVTSGDLPQERADLCPVDYQRRERSWKFLLAPYRK, from the coding sequence ATGGTTAAGCATGCTCGGTTTAAATCTTGGCAGTGGGGTGTTGCGATAAGCAGCGTACTATGGGCCACTTCGGGATGCACGAGTCCTTTAATCAATGCCTCACCTCAAAATAAACCGATCAAAGTTGCCCAACTGGCTCGCCATAAAATTACCGACCAAGGTGACCTGCGGATCGTTTATGTGCAGCCGAGGGATGCGAACTTCAATGTTATCTATGCAGCTCTCCAAGATTCCCTGGAATTTTCTGTGCCCCAGGAATCAGATGGATTGATTGCCCAGCTCAATACCAAGTTTGCTTTACCCAGAGACATCACAGTTAGCTTTCAAGAATGTGGTGAAGCGAATGCGTTTTATGATCCTGAGCAAGTCAAAATCGAAATGTGTTACGAGCTGCTCAAGCAATATACCGACATTTTGGGCGAAGATAATCAGTCTTCTGAAGCCTATGCAGATGAGGTGATCTACTCCGCTCTGTTCACGTTTTTTCACGAACTGGGTCATGCTTTTGTGGACCAATACCAACTTCCCATTACCGGGCTAGAAGAGAATGTTGTGGATGAGTTCGCCACAATGATGTTGTTAGAACTGCAAGACGATGATGCAGTCATCGCTGGCATCGATCAGTTTGATGTGGATGCGGAAGAAGAAGAGCAACTTCAAGAACTACCGTTTTGGACATCCCATGGTTTAGGGGCACAGCGTTTTTATACCGTTTCTTGCATTATTTATGGCAGTAATCCTGAGAAGTTTGCGAACTTTGTCACCAGCGGCGATCTTCCTCAGGAGCGGGCTGACTTATGTCCCGTAGACTATCAGCGTCGTGAACGAAGCTGGAAATTTCTTCTGGCTCCTTACCGGAAGTGA
- a CDS encoding serine hydrolase translates to MGFYHHFDHKNFLKRGVITALGTIFLLICLGLTYSEVFAVPSKLMDEFDALPGGTSVLVLKDNEAVASLNTEKPLAIASAFKLQVLAELQQQIDAGQHSWDEVIQLKPEWKSIPSGILQDWPDQAPLTLQTLASLMISVSDNTAADILIQVVGRDTLATASPRNQPFLSTQEVFTLKSPENQDLLETYRQSTARPDLLPTIHKAPLPPVELVDSDPLAPDIEWFFTTQELCQLIAQVADLPLMHINTGIINADNWQQVAFKGGAEPGVLNLTTALKDDLGNNYCVSATWNDQQPLEEYRFFNLFSDTLQSLD, encoded by the coding sequence ATGGGTTTTTATCACCATTTTGATCATAAAAACTTTTTAAAGCGAGGAGTGATTACGGCCCTTGGAACGATATTTCTCCTAATTTGCCTAGGACTGACTTATTCAGAGGTATTCGCTGTTCCTAGCAAGCTGATGGATGAATTTGATGCCTTACCTGGGGGAACAAGTGTTTTGGTTCTTAAGGATAATGAAGCTGTCGCCTCTCTAAATACTGAGAAACCCCTTGCGATCGCATCTGCGTTTAAGCTCCAAGTACTCGCCGAACTCCAGCAGCAAATTGATGCAGGACAACATTCCTGGGATGAGGTGATTCAACTAAAACCCGAATGGAAAAGCATTCCTAGCGGCATCCTCCAAGACTGGCCCGATCAGGCCCCTCTAACCCTCCAAACCTTGGCCAGCCTGATGATTTCCGTCAGTGACAATACAGCAGCGGATATTCTAATTCAGGTTGTAGGCCGAGACACCCTAGCCACAGCCTCTCCTCGGAACCAGCCCTTTTTATCAACGCAAGAGGTCTTCACCCTCAAAAGCCCCGAGAATCAAGACTTGCTAGAGACCTATCGACAAAGTACTGCTCGTCCAGATCTACTTCCAACCATCCACAAGGCCCCACTTCCACCCGTTGAGCTAGTGGATAGTGACCCCCTGGCCCCAGACATTGAATGGTTTTTCACCACCCAAGAACTCTGCCAACTGATTGCCCAGGTTGCCGATTTACCACTGATGCATATCAATACCGGCATTATCAATGCTGATAACTGGCAACAGGTGGCCTTTAAAGGGGGCGCAGAACCGGGCGTCTTGAATCTAACCACAGCCCTCAAAGATGACTTGGGCAATAATTACTGTGTCTCTGCGACCTGGAATGACCAACAACCACTGGAAGAGTATCGCTTTTTTAACTTATTTAGCGATACCCTCCAAAGCCTCGACTAG
- the bchB gene encoding ferredoxin:protochlorophyllide reductase (ATP-dependent) subunit B, which translates to MKLAYWMYAGPAHIGTLRVASSFKNVHGIMHAPLGDDYFNVMRSMLERERNFTPVTASVVDRHVLARGSQEKVVDNITRKDEEENPDLIVLTPTCTSSILQEDLENFVERASLSTQGDVLLADVNHYRVNELQAADRTLDQIVQFYIQKARKNGDLLEEKTAKPSVNIIGVSTLGFHNQHDCTELKRLMTDLGIEVNEVIPEGASVHNLKRLPQAWFNLIPYREIGHMSAHYLEKEFGMPFVDITPMGVVETARCIRKIQEVLNAQGADVNYEEYIENQTLHVSQAAWFSRSIDCQNLTGKKAVVYGDNTHAAAMTKILAREMGIHVVWAGTYCKYDQEWFRKEVSEYCDEVLINEDHGAIGDAIARVEPSAIFGTQMERHVGKRLNIPCGVIAAPIHIQDFPIGYKPFLGYEGTNQVADLVYNSFTLGMEDHLLEIFGGHDTKEVITKGISADSDLGWSADGQAELNKIPGFVRGKVKRNTEKFARERNITEITAEVLYAAKEAVGA; encoded by the coding sequence ATGAAATTAGCCTACTGGATGTACGCTGGTCCAGCGCATATTGGCACATTGAGAGTGGCCAGTTCTTTCAAAAATGTTCACGGCATTATGCATGCTCCCTTGGGGGATGACTACTTCAACGTCATGCGCTCCATGCTAGAACGAGAGCGGAACTTCACACCCGTCACGGCCAGCGTTGTCGATCGTCATGTATTGGCCCGTGGCTCCCAAGAAAAGGTAGTCGATAACATTACTCGCAAGGATGAAGAGGAAAATCCAGATTTAATTGTCCTCACCCCCACCTGCACCTCCAGCATCTTGCAAGAAGACCTGGAGAACTTTGTAGAGCGCGCCTCCCTTAGTACTCAAGGGGATGTCCTACTGGCTGATGTCAATCACTATCGGGTCAACGAGCTACAGGCTGCAGACCGCACCCTTGACCAAATTGTTCAATTTTATATCCAAAAAGCCCGTAAGAATGGCGATTTACTGGAAGAAAAAACCGCTAAGCCTTCCGTTAATATCATTGGAGTTTCAACCCTAGGGTTCCATAACCAGCATGACTGCACCGAACTGAAGCGGTTGATGACTGACCTAGGCATTGAAGTCAACGAAGTCATTCCTGAAGGGGCTTCAGTTCATAACCTCAAGCGCCTCCCTCAAGCTTGGTTTAACCTGATTCCCTATCGTGAGATTGGCCATATGTCCGCTCACTATCTGGAGAAAGAGTTTGGTATGCCTTTCGTCGATATCACACCCATGGGTGTGGTAGAAACGGCTCGTTGCATTCGCAAGATTCAAGAAGTGCTGAATGCGCAAGGGGCAGATGTTAACTATGAAGAGTACATCGAGAATCAAACCTTACATGTTTCCCAGGCGGCTTGGTTCTCTCGCTCCATCGACTGCCAAAACCTCACCGGTAAAAAAGCAGTCGTCTATGGCGATAACACCCATGCTGCAGCCATGACCAAAATCTTGGCACGGGAAATGGGCATTCATGTGGTTTGGGCCGGTACCTACTGCAAATATGATCAAGAATGGTTCCGCAAAGAAGTCAGCGAGTATTGTGACGAAGTGCTGATCAATGAAGATCATGGTGCCATCGGTGATGCTATCGCCCGAGTCGAACCCTCTGCTATTTTCGGCACGCAAATGGAGCGTCACGTCGGCAAGCGGCTTAATATTCCCTGTGGGGTGATTGCGGCTCCCATCCATATCCAAGATTTTCCCATCGGCTACAAGCCTTTTCTTGGCTATGAAGGGACCAATCAGGTGGCTGATTTGGTTTACAACTCCTTCACCCTCGGTATGGAAGACCACTTGCTCGAAATCTTCGGTGGCCATGACACGAAGGAAGTGATTACGAAGGGAATTTCAGCTGATTCTGATTTGGGTTGGAGTGCCGACGGGCAAGCCGAACTCAACAAAATCCCCGGTTTTGTGCGCGGTAAAGTGAAGCGCAATACCGAGAAGTTCGCTCGTGAGCGCAATATTACCGAAATTACAGCTGAAGTGCTGTATGCCGCCAAAGAAGCGGTTGGTGCTTAA
- the thrS gene encoding threonine--tRNA ligase, whose protein sequence is MSAEQQPEQQPEKIHLPKTSESEQLKKIRHTTSHVMAMAVQKLFPGAQVTIGPWIESGFYYDFDSPTPFTDKDLKAIKKEMVKIIKKKLPVEREEVSREEAKKRIEALGEPYKLEILEDLEDPITLYHLGDQWWDLCAGPHVESTADLNPKAIALESVAGAYWRGDETKAQLQRIYGTAWETPEQLAEHKRRKEEALRRDHRKLGKELGLFLFSDLVGPGLPLWTPRGTLLRSQLEDFLKQEQVKRGYLGVTTPHITRVDLFKISGHWEKYKDDMFPLMSDDDAERNAELGFVMKPMNCPFHIQIYKNELRSYRDLPMRLAEFGTVYRYEQSGELGGLTRVRGFTVDDSHLFVTPDQLDDEFLKVVDLILSVFEKLQLKNFKARLSFRDSDSDKYIGSDEAWEKSQNAIRRAVETLGMDYFEGIGEAAFYGPKLDFIFQDVLDREWQLGTVQVDYNLPERFELEYMGEDGNRQRPIMIHRAPFGSLERLIGILIEEYAGVFPLWLAPEQVRLLTVNDDHMPFAQKVATDLQATGIRVSVDQSGDRLGKKIRNAEKAKIPVMSVIGDKEVEANSLNIRTRASGELGAIPVDEVKQKLGDAIATFSAF, encoded by the coding sequence ATGTCCGCTGAACAGCAACCTGAACAACAGCCTGAAAAGATTCACTTACCCAAGACTAGTGAATCAGAACAACTCAAGAAAATCCGCCACACCACCTCTCATGTGATGGCGATGGCTGTTCAGAAGCTGTTTCCCGGTGCCCAAGTTACCATTGGTCCGTGGATTGAGTCGGGTTTCTATTATGACTTTGACAGCCCTACACCTTTTACGGATAAAGATTTGAAAGCCATCAAAAAAGAGATGGTCAAAATCATCAAGAAAAAGCTACCCGTAGAACGGGAAGAGGTGAGTCGAGAAGAGGCAAAGAAAAGAATAGAAGCTTTGGGAGAACCTTATAAGCTGGAGATTCTAGAGGATCTAGAGGATCCGATTACCCTCTATCACCTAGGCGATCAGTGGTGGGATTTATGTGCGGGTCCCCATGTGGAGTCCACTGCCGATTTAAATCCCAAGGCCATTGCCCTAGAAAGCGTGGCAGGGGCCTATTGGCGTGGGGATGAAACCAAAGCCCAACTACAGCGCATCTATGGCACTGCTTGGGAAACCCCCGAACAGCTAGCAGAACATAAGCGACGCAAGGAAGAAGCCCTACGTCGTGACCACCGCAAGTTGGGTAAAGAGCTGGGGTTATTTCTCTTTTCTGATCTGGTAGGACCGGGATTACCCTTGTGGACACCGAGGGGAACCTTGTTGCGATCGCAACTCGAAGACTTCCTCAAACAGGAACAGGTCAAGCGAGGATATCTGGGCGTAACCACACCTCACATCACTCGGGTTGATCTCTTTAAAATCTCAGGTCACTGGGAAAAGTATAAAGATGACATGTTCCCGCTGATGAGTGACGATGATGCCGAACGGAATGCTGAGCTGGGCTTCGTGATGAAGCCGATGAATTGTCCATTTCACATTCAGATTTATAAGAATGAGCTACGCTCCTACCGCGACTTACCCATGCGATTAGCTGAATTTGGCACCGTTTATCGATATGAGCAATCCGGTGAGCTAGGTGGACTCACACGAGTACGCGGCTTTACCGTCGATGACTCCCATTTATTTGTCACCCCTGATCAGCTCGATGATGAGTTTCTGAAGGTAGTGGATTTAATTCTCTCCGTCTTTGAGAAGCTGCAGCTCAAGAATTTTAAAGCTCGCCTTAGCTTCCGTGATTCAGATTCCGATAAGTATATTGGCTCTGATGAAGCCTGGGAGAAATCTCAGAATGCCATTCGCCGAGCGGTAGAGACCCTGGGAATGGACTATTTTGAGGGCATTGGAGAAGCTGCATTCTATGGTCCCAAGCTGGACTTTATTTTCCAAGATGTTCTGGATCGGGAATGGCAGTTGGGAACGGTGCAGGTGGACTACAACCTACCCGAACGCTTTGAACTGGAATATATGGGTGAAGACGGTAATCGCCAGCGCCCGATTATGATTCACCGGGCTCCCTTCGGATCTCTCGAACGACTGATTGGCATCTTAATCGAGGAATATGCAGGTGTCTTTCCCCTATGGCTAGCCCCCGAACAGGTGCGGCTGTTGACGGTAAATGACGACCATATGCCTTTTGCCCAGAAGGTGGCAACTGATTTGCAAGCTACGGGTATTCGAGTTTCGGTCGATCAAAGTGGCGATCGCCTAGGCAAGAAGATCCGCAATGCAGAGAAAGCCAAAATTCCAGTGATGTCGGTGATTGGGGATAAAGAGGTGGAAGCCAATAGCCTCAATATTCGCACCCGAGCATCGGGAGAGTTAGGGGCGATTCCAGTGGATGAGGTGAAGCAGAAGTTAGGAGATGCGATCGCAACCTTCTCTGCTTTTTAG
- a CDS encoding opioid growth factor receptor-related protein, whose translation MDSQENLTAMIVPFYLGERPDVEGRKIQEIWAWDFEELECVHNYVQWLFPLTEQSHFNPQAPVVEQEVIRAFREAPRLRQHLSQSFSVMLNFYGLSIASDKRVAPTVEKSEIYSQRKKEWVNMLNHNYLRITRILKCLMTFGLEEEAQAFYKCLSQIYREESDQIGGETFQYWTDAVNSPVMDQ comes from the coding sequence ATGGACTCCCAAGAAAATCTCACTGCCATGATTGTGCCATTCTATTTGGGTGAACGCCCCGATGTGGAAGGACGGAAAATACAAGAAATATGGGCATGGGATTTTGAAGAACTAGAATGTGTCCATAATTACGTCCAATGGTTATTCCCCCTTACCGAACAAAGCCACTTTAATCCCCAGGCTCCAGTAGTTGAGCAGGAAGTTATCCGTGCATTCCGAGAAGCCCCAAGACTACGGCAACACTTGTCCCAGTCTTTCTCAGTGATGTTAAATTTCTATGGTTTATCTATTGCTAGTGACAAGAGAGTAGCGCCAACGGTAGAGAAATCAGAAATCTACTCACAGCGAAAGAAGGAATGGGTCAACATGCTTAACCATAACTACCTTCGCATTACCCGAATACTCAAGTGTTTAATGACATTCGGATTAGAAGAAGAAGCCCAAGCCTTCTACAAGTGTCTGAGTCAGATTTATCGGGAAGAGAGCGACCAGATTGGAGGTGAAACATTCCAGTACTGGACTGATGCTGTTAACTCTCCGGTCATGGATCAGTAA
- a CDS encoding PleD family two-component system response regulator has translation MKTVLVVDDSPAELKLMCLYLKEAGYLVISADDAKDALKKAEAQKPDLVITDVVMPEMSGFELCRSLKKNEATQQLPVIICTTKNQDLDKLWGKKQGADEYVTKPYTREDFLKAVRSVL, from the coding sequence GTGAAAACTGTTTTAGTAGTGGATGATAGTCCAGCTGAACTAAAGCTAATGTGTCTATATTTGAAAGAAGCTGGTTATCTTGTGATTAGCGCAGATGATGCCAAAGATGCCTTGAAAAAAGCTGAAGCTCAGAAGCCTGATCTTGTCATTACTGATGTGGTTATGCCTGAAATGAGTGGGTTTGAGTTGTGCCGAAGTCTAAAGAAGAATGAAGCGACTCAGCAATTACCTGTGATTATCTGCACGACTAAGAATCAGGATTTAGATAAGCTCTGGGGTAAAAAGCAAGGAGCAGATGAATACGTCACTAAGCCCTACACCCGCGAAGATTTTCTAAAAGCCGTTCGTTCTGTTCTATAA